A DNA window from Roseovarius sp. Pro17 contains the following coding sequences:
- a CDS encoding acyl-CoA dehydrogenase family protein yields MPDTRPDRSGPHSETDTHEVLNQPPPRGDLDLWESDPALRDHGFGADGDHLALYGRKIGRTAMRDAGIDANRHPPEARLFDAGGRRLDEVAYHPAYHTLLQTGLGAGYASLPWEGATGGHSTHAAMVYLTSQVEPGVCCPMTMTYAAVPALRASPDLFDQWVPKLTARLYDPAIKPLAQKAAATMGMALTEKQGGSDLSRTSTRAVRDGDAYRLRGHKWFCSAPMSDGFVTLAQAPGGLTAFLVPRWLDGTRNAIHIQRLKDKLGNRSNALAEIEYADALAYPLGDEGDGIRRVVEMIHHTRLDTAMAPAGLMRAALGAAQYWCSHRSVGDAKLIDQPLMRSVLADLTLDWEGTLALGLAVARAFDDTTEQGRAFARLGVALAKFLGNRLCPMVVGEAMECLGGMGYIEDTGLPLLYREAPLNSIWEGSGNVICLDILRTLRTVPMSGEVLSDALGEVTGEYRRYDAALRAHMGRFPRLPDEGQARWYADSLGTLLTASVLIRQAPPAIAEAYIATRLTGERGRAPGAISGVDTDAILARLS; encoded by the coding sequence ATGCCCGACACCCGCCCGGACCGGTCCGGCCCGCATAGTGAGACCGACACGCATGAGGTGCTGAATCAACCCCCTCCGCGCGGCGATCTGGACCTGTGGGAGAGTGATCCGGCCCTGCGCGATCACGGCTTTGGCGCCGATGGCGATCATCTGGCGCTCTATGGGCGCAAGATCGGGCGCACGGCAATGCGCGACGCAGGGATCGACGCGAACCGCCACCCGCCCGAAGCGCGCCTGTTCGATGCAGGTGGGCGGCGACTGGACGAGGTGGCGTATCATCCCGCCTATCACACGCTGCTGCAAACCGGCCTTGGCGCCGGCTATGCCTCGCTACCGTGGGAGGGGGCGACGGGCGGCCATTCCACCCATGCCGCGATGGTCTATCTGACCTCGCAGGTCGAGCCGGGGGTCTGCTGTCCCATGACGATGACCTACGCCGCCGTCCCTGCCCTGCGCGCCTCGCCCGACCTGTTCGATCAATGGGTGCCAAAGCTGACCGCGCGCCTCTACGATCCCGCGATCAAACCGCTGGCGCAAAAGGCTGCAGCGACCATGGGCATGGCCCTGACCGAAAAACAGGGCGGCTCGGACCTCAGCCGGACGTCCACCCGCGCCGTGCGCGACGGGGATGCCTATCGGCTGCGCGGGCATAAATGGTTCTGCTCCGCCCCCATGTCCGACGGCTTTGTCACGCTGGCACAGGCCCCCGGCGGGTTGACCGCGTTCCTCGTGCCGCGCTGGCTGGACGGCACGCGCAACGCGATACATATCCAGCGGCTAAAGGACAAACTGGGCAACCGCTCGAACGCGCTGGCCGAGATCGAATATGCAGACGCACTGGCCTATCCGCTGGGAGACGAGGGCGACGGTATCCGCCGCGTGGTCGAGATGATCCATCACACCCGCCTTGATACTGCGATGGCGCCCGCTGGCCTCATGCGCGCGGCGCTGGGCGCGGCGCAGTACTGGTGCAGTCATCGCAGCGTCGGGGATGCCAAGCTGATCGACCAGCCGCTGATGCGCAGTGTGCTGGCCGACCTCACGCTGGACTGGGAGGGCACGCTGGCACTGGGCCTTGCCGTCGCGCGCGCCTTTGATGACACGACCGAACAGGGCCGCGCATTCGCACGTCTCGGCGTGGCGCTGGCCAAGTTCCTTGGCAATCGCCTGTGTCCGATGGTCGTCGGCGAGGCGATGGAGTGCCTTGGCGGCATGGGCTATATTGAGGATACCGGCCTGCCGCTGCTTTATCGCGAGGCACCGCTGAATTCGATCTGGGAAGGGTCCGGGAACGTCATCTGCCTCGACATTCTGCGCACGCTTCGCACCGTTCCGATGTCCGGCGAAGTGCTGAGCGACGCACTGGGCGAGGTCACTGGCGAATACCGCCGCTATGACGCGGCCCTGCGCGCCCATATGGGCCGTTTCCCGCGCCTGCCGGATGAGGGTCAGGCCCGCTGGTACGCCGATAGCCTGGGCACGCTGCTGACCGCGTCAGTCCTGATCCGACAAGCGCCGCCCGCCATCGCAGAGGCCTATATCGCAACCCGCCTCACCGG
- a CDS encoding FtsB family cell division protein — protein MINRKKPPLGVFVYFLIAFALGTYFTFAAVQGDFGLFSRAEIEAQASELQVQLNQLTAEVAVMENLTHRLSDTYLDLDLLDEQARAVIGLLRSDEIVIR, from the coding sequence GTGATCAATCGCAAAAAGCCCCCGCTGGGCGTGTTCGTCTATTTCCTCATCGCCTTCGCGCTGGGCACGTATTTTACGTTCGCCGCCGTGCAGGGCGACTTTGGCCTTTTCAGCCGCGCCGAGATCGAGGCGCAGGCGAGTGAGCTTCAGGTTCAACTGAATCAGCTGACCGCCGAAGTCGCTGTGATGGAGAATCTTACCCACCGGCTGTCCGACACCTACCTCGATCTGGATCTTTTGGATGAACAGGCGCGCGCCGTCATCGGCTTGCTGCGCAGCGATGAGATTGTCATTCGCTGA
- the pdhA gene encoding pyruvate dehydrogenase (acetyl-transferring) E1 component subunit alpha, translating to MAAQKKASKSNASAKELKAYYHDMLLIRRFEEKAGQLYGMGLIGGFCHLYIGQEAVVVGLEATAEEGDKRITTYRDHGHMLACGMDPNGVMAELTGREDGYSRGKGGSMHMFSKEKHFYGGHGIVGANVPLGAGLAFSDKYRGNDRVTFTYFGDGASNQGQVYETFNMAALWELPVVFVIENNQYAMGTSQKRSTSTPDIYTRGEAFGIPGEAVDGMDVLAVKEAGEKAVAHCRSGKGPYILEIKTYRYRGHSMSDPAKYRTREEVQKMRDEKDCIEHVRDLLLTGKHATEEDLKAVDKEIKKIVNASAEFAKESPEPDEAELWTDIYAETAPQNA from the coding sequence ATGGCTGCCCAGAAGAAAGCAAGCAAATCTAATGCTTCGGCGAAAGAGCTGAAAGCGTATTACCACGACATGCTGCTGATCCGACGATTCGAGGAGAAGGCTGGCCAGCTCTATGGGATGGGCCTGATCGGCGGTTTCTGCCACCTCTATATCGGGCAGGAGGCCGTTGTTGTCGGCCTGGAAGCTACCGCCGAAGAGGGCGACAAGCGTATCACCACATACCGCGATCACGGTCACATGCTGGCATGTGGCATGGACCCCAACGGCGTCATGGCCGAGCTGACGGGCCGCGAGGATGGCTATAGCCGCGGCAAGGGCGGTTCGATGCACATGTTTTCGAAGGAAAAGCATTTTTACGGCGGTCACGGCATCGTCGGCGCCAACGTGCCACTGGGTGCCGGGCTTGCGTTTTCCGATAAGTATCGCGGCAATGACCGCGTGACGTTCACCTATTTCGGCGATGGCGCCTCTAATCAGGGGCAGGTCTATGAGACGTTCAACATGGCCGCTCTTTGGGAGTTGCCGGTCGTCTTTGTGATCGAGAATAACCAATATGCGATGGGCACGTCGCAGAAACGTTCGACCTCGACGCCGGATATCTACACGCGGGGTGAGGCCTTTGGCATCCCCGGCGAGGCGGTGGATGGCATGGATGTGCTGGCCGTCAAGGAAGCGGGCGAAAAGGCCGTAGCGCACTGCCGCTCGGGCAAGGGGCCCTATATCCTTGAGATCAAGACTTACCGCTATCGCGGCCATTCGATGTCGGACCCGGCCAAGTATCGCACCCGTGAAGAAGTGCAGAAGATGCGCGATGAAAAGGACTGCATCGAGCATGTGCGCGACCTGCTGCTGACCGGCAAGCACGCGACCGAAGAGGATCTGAAAGCTGTCGACAAGGAGATCAAGAAGATCGTCAACGCCTCGGCCGAGTTCGCCAAGGAAAGCCCCGAGCCGGACGAGGCTGAGTTGTGGACAGACATCTACGCCGAAACCGCGCCGCAGAACGCCTGA